Within Paenibacillus albicereus, the genomic segment TTCCGGAGATCGGCTTGGCGGCCGTGCTGGCCGATATTCCGAACCTGTGCCATGTCGACCACGCGATCTTCAGCTCGGCCGGCTCGCTGTCGGAGGCCGGCCAGCTGGCGAGCCGCAAGCCGGAGGAGCTGTCGCGGCTGCTGGAGCATCTCGCTTGCTTCGACAACATGAACCTGGCTTGCCGGATCGCGGCGCCGGTGCTCGTAAGCGTCGGCTGGAAGGACCCGATCTGTCCGCCGGAGACGGTCTATGCGGCGTTCAACCGCATCCATGCGCCCAAGGAGATCCGCGACTATCCGTTCCTCGGCCATGAAGTGAGCGGCGCGCATCGCCGGGACAAGCTGCGGTTCGTGCTGGAGCATGCGGGGCGTTGATGCGGCCGTACGGCCGCGCAGCTTGAGCGGAACGAAGGCTGGCGATGCCGTCATCCGATTGGAAGAGAAGCCCTCCGGCCGCGCGCAGCGGCAGGAGGGCTTCGGCATGTGCAGGCCGCTGTCCGGAGCAGGACGTCAAGACGCCAGCTTGACCAGGGCGAAGACGACCAGCAGCGCGAGCGAGAACAGCGAGTAGAGGCGCAGAGCCTTTTCGGCAGGCGGTCGGCGCACTTCTACGAGCAGCAGGACGAGCACCTGTCCAAGCGCGTAGCCGGTATCGACGGCGGCATTGAGCCAGGAGCGATCGGAAAACTCCTTGATGTCCAGGGCATAGGCGGCCAGAAAGATATTCGTGGCCGAAAAGACGAAGCTGGCCAGGAACCAACGCAGGGTCATCGGCGGACGCTCCTTCCGGATTAGAGAAAATAAACGGCGGCGCACAGCAGCAGGCTCGGCAGCGCCAGCAGCAGGCAGCGGGCCGACCAGTCGTTGCGGCGCCGCAGCGATTCGCCGTCGTCGGCGTAGGTGCCGACCCGCCGAGAGTCTCCGCCGATGAACGCTCCGGAGAACAGCATCGCGAGCACGAGCGGAACGCCTCCGCTCCAAGCCGATGCGCGGACCAGCGAGGCTTCTCCGCCCACGAGGCCGACGGCTCCGGCAGCGGCCGCGAGGCCGAGTCCGGCGCAGAGGAAGACGAGGGTGATGCGCTTTATGAAGCAGACCTCCTTTTCCAAGTTGTACGCGGCAGGGCGGCGGTTTGTTTCTTTTCCCTGAAATGGGGTCAACAGGGAAAAGCCATTCTGCTTTGGGCAGAATGGCTTTTGGCCGTAGGGGCGAAAGCGTGGGAGCCTGGGAGCCGGCTCTTGTCGGGGCACCACGCATGGGCGCGGGATGAGGCTCATGCGGGCCGACATCACGCCGATTCGAGTGTATGCGTCAGGTCATGGGTTTGCGAGAAGCGCAAGACTTGCTTTAGTCGCCTTTCATCTTGCGGCGCAGCTCGGCGAGCTGCTCGTCGATGGCGGCGGAGCGGCCGTTGTCCTGCGGAGCGGATGGAGTGGATGAAGCGGTCTCGTACCCGCTCCCATAGCTTGAGGAGCCGGCCGACGGGCCTTTGTAGTCCCGGCTCAGGCCGAGCTGGGCTTCCCACTGGAGCACCTTTTCCTCGATGCGGTCGAAGCCGCGGGAGGCGCGTCCCGGCTCGAAGCCGTGGCTGAAGCTCGGGGCGGTGCGCTCGGCGGCCGCCTCGGCTTTTTGAATGCGCTCGCTCAGATCGTTGCGCTTCTGGACGAGGCGCTGCAGCTCTTCCTTGGCGGAATCCAGGCGAATCTCCAGCTCGGCAGAGGCATGCTTCGCGTGCTCATGCAAGCGGCGGTATTCCTGCTCCTGCTCGGCATAGCGGAGCTTCGCCTCTAGCGCGGCGCGGGCTTCCGCCTCGCGTCCGTCCCGCAGCGCCTCCTCGGCCTTGGCCTGGTTGTGCTGGGCCAGCTGCGTCACTTCCTCCAGGCGGGAGCCGTACGAGCGGGCAGCCGCTTGCTGGCGCTGCAGCTCGGTTTTCATGCCGTCGATCTCTTCCTCCATGTTGCGGATATATTGGTTCATCATCAGCGTCGGGTTTTCCAGCTTGTTCAGCATTTCGTTGGCGGTTGCTTTGGTCAGGTTGAGAATTCGGTCGAATACGCTCATGGATACACGCTCCTTATCAGGTTGAAGGGAATGGGAAGTCTTCTAATGAAAGCTCGGCTGTGGGACGGAAAGGCGGGCGGTTAGTTGTAGAAAGGCTCCCGAGAAGGAGGGCCGTTCCACTCCGGCTCTTTTGGCAGGACGACGCTGGCTGCGGCGTAGAGCAGCAGGCCCGTGCCGCCGCTGAAGACGCCGACGGCGATGAAGCCGATCCGGACGAGTCCGGTATCGATGCCGTACGTGCGGCCGATTCCTCCGCACAGCCCCGCGATTTTGCGGTCAGTACGGGAG encodes:
- a CDS encoding PspA/IM30 family protein encodes the protein MSVFDRILNLTKATANEMLNKLENPTLMMNQYIRNMEEEIDGMKTELQRQQAAARSYGSRLEEVTQLAQHNQAKAEEALRDGREAEARAALEAKLRYAEQEQEYRRLHEHAKHASAELEIRLDSAKEELQRLVQKRNDLSERIQKAEAAAERTAPSFSHGFEPGRASRGFDRIEEKVLQWEAQLGLSRDYKGPSAGSSSYGSGYETASSTPSAPQDNGRSAAIDEQLAELRRKMKGD
- a CDS encoding DUF5316 family protein, whose amino-acid sequence is MEKEVCFIKRITLVFLCAGLGLAAAAGAVGLVGGEASLVRASAWSGGVPLVLAMLFSGAFIGGDSRRVGTYADDGESLRRRNDWSARCLLLALPSLLLCAAVYFL
- a CDS encoding PspC domain-containing protein, whose protein sequence is MKTLYRSRTDRKIAGLCGGIGRTYGIDTGLVRIGFIAVGVFSGGTGLLLYAAASVVLPKEPEWNGPPSREPFYN